Genomic segment of Streptococcus pneumoniae:
TGAATGAAGTCCTTGCTACAACAGCTTCCTCTTGGAAAGAAAGAGTTGGTTTGCAATAATAAATGTAAAGGTTTACAAGAATATTTTTTCGTGATATAATTGTTTCATTAGTTTGTATAGAGTGGATTGTAACTAAGAAAATTAGGCAAGACCGCAGATGAATAAGGGTGGAAACCTCCTTAGCTCATTTGTGGTCTTTTGTATTTTAAAAGACCAAGGAGACTATTCTTTAGATGTATCGTATTGTACAATCTTTAAATAATAATGCGGCTTTAGTCAAGAATGAACGAGGCGAGCAGTCAGTTGTTATGGGAATGGGAGTTGCCTTTCAAAATAAAAAGGGAGACTTAGTCAACGCTCATAAGATTGAAAAAGTGTTTTCGCTAAAAAATTCCGAATCAAAAGATCATTTCTTGATGCTGTTAAAAGATATTCCGCTAGATTTTATCACGGTGACCTACCAAGCTATTGATCAGCTATCCCATCAGTATGATTATCCTGTACAAGATTATATTTATGTTACATTAACCACTCATGTCCATTGTGCCTATAAGGCAGTCTTAGACCAGACCTATCAGGAAAGCAGGCTTCCTAGCATGTTAGAAGAGTATCCTATCGAACATCAGATTGCGGCAGATGCTCTCGCTATTTTCCGAGAGAGAATCTTAGAGGAATTGCCAAATGATGAAATCGGCAGAATCGCTCTTCACTTTATCAATGCAAAGGGTGAGAAGGCAGAAGAACAAGTCTTGAAAGTGGAGACCTTGCAACTACTTCTATCTTTGGTCGAAAAAGAACTAACAGAGCATGGTATTTTGCGAACGAAAGAAAATAGCAAATTTTACGACCGCTTGATGATTCACTTGACCTATTTTATCCGCTATGCAGATAAGGAAAAGGACAGTACCTCATCATTAGAACAAATGGTAGCAACCATGAAACTAGCCTATCCCGAGGCTTACGCTCTAGGGGAGAAAATTCATGAATTGATTGCACACGAATTGGGCCTGGCCCCAAATGAAGGCGAAAAAATGTACATTGTCCTTCATATTCAACGGTTACTATAACTACTCTTTCATCAACATATCACAAGGAGGAAATAAAATGAACAGAGAAGAAATTACATTACTTGGTTTTGAAATTGTTGCCTTTGCAGGAGATGCTAGATCCAAATTATTGGAGGCCTTGAACGCAGCTCAGCAAGGTGAGTTCGATCGTGCAGAGCAGTTGATTGCAGCAGCTAATGAATGTATCGTAGAAGCCCACCATGCACAGACCAGCCTTCTGCAAAAAGAGGCTCAAGGAGAGGACTTAGCCTTTAGTGTGACATTGATGCACGGTCAGGATCACTTGATGACAACCCTCTTGTTGAAAGACATGATGTCGCACATGCTTGAATTGTATAAGAGAGGAAACTAAGATGAATACGCTAATTGCACAAATTGAAAAGGGCAAGCCATTCTTTGAAAAAGTTTCGCGTAATATCTACTTGCGTGCTATTCGGGACGGCTTTATCGCTGCTATGCCAGCCATCCTATTTTCGAGTGTCTTCTTGCTCATCGCCTATGTACCAAATATTTTTAACTTTACTTGGTCGGATGAATATGAAGATATGATTATGAAGCCCTATAACTATACCATGGGGGTTGTAGCAGTGCTGGTCGCAGGAACGACAGCTAAATCCTTGACCGACAGTATCAACCGTAGTCTACCAAAGACCAACCAAATCAACTTTATTTCGACCATGATTGCAGCTATCTCAGCTTTCTTGCTCCTTGCTGCAGACGGCATTGAGGGTGGATTTGCCAATGGCTACATGGGTACAAAAGGCCTCTTGACAGCCTTTTTAGCAGCCTTTGTGACAGTTAATGTCTATCGTGTCTGTGTGAAAAACAATGTTACTATTCGCATGCCTGAAGAAGTACCACCCAATATTTCACAGGTCTTTAAAGATATTATTCCATATGGCTTATCAATTTTAGGAATTTATGCGATTGATATTGCTGTTCGACAAGCAGTAGGAACAAGCGTAGCTGAGGCTATCTTAAAACTCTTTGAACCCTTGTTTACAGCAGCAGACGGATACCTTGGTATTACCATTATCTTTGGTGCCTATGCCCTCTTCTGGTTTGTCGGTATCCATGGTCCTTCTATTGTTGAACCTGCCATTGCAGCCATTACCTATGCCAATATTGAAACCAATTTCCAATTGCTCCAAGCAGGTCAGCATGCTGATAAGGTCTTGACTTCTGGTACTCAGATGTTTATTGTTACTATGGGTGGTACAGGAGCAACTCTGGTCGTGCCATTCATGTTCATGTGGTTGTGTAAATCCGAGCGAAATAAGGCAATTGGGCGTGCCTCAGTTGTTCCGACCTTCTTTGGAGTTAACGAGCCGATTCTATTTGGTGCCCCAATCGTCCTTAATCCAGTTTTCTTCATTCCCTTCATTATGGCACCAATCGCCAATGTTTGGATTTTCAAGTTCTTCGTGGATAACTTAGGAATGAACAGTTTCAGCGTAAACTTGCCATGGACAACGCCTGGCCCACTCGGGATTGTCATGGGAACCAATTTTGCACCTCTAGCCATTATTCTTGCAGTATTACTAGTGGTTGTCGATGTGGTGATTTACTATCCATTCTTAAAAGTTTATGATCATCAGATTTTAGCAGACGAAGCGTCTGGTAAGGAAAATAGCCAACTACAAGAAAAAGTCGCAGCTAATTTTAATACTGCAAAAGCAGATGCTATTCTCGAGCGTAGCCTTTCAGATAAAACAATCACAAAAGAAACCAATGTCTTGGTCTTGTGTGCGGGTGGTGGAACCAGTGGGTTATTAGCCAACGCTCTAACCAAAGCCGCTAAGGAATACGGTGTACCTGTAACAGCGGCTGCAGGAAGCTATGGAGCTCACCGTGAGATTTTGCCAGAGTACGACCTTGTCATTCTTGCCCCACAAGTGGCTTCAAACTACGCTGATATGAAGCAAGAAACAGATGCTTTGAACATTCGTCTAGCAAAGACTGAAGGGGCAGAGTACATCAAATTGACCCGCGACGGTAAGGGAGCGCTCGCTTTTGTCAAACAACAATTAGAAGACTAGAGGTGGAAGATGACCAAACAATTACCCGAGGATTTTATTTTTGGCGGAGCAACAGCAGCCTATCAGGCTGAAGGTGCGACTAAGCTTGACGGCAAGGGAGCTGTTGCCTGGGATAAATATTTAGAAGATAATTATTGGTACCGAGCAGATCCTGCTAGTGATTTTTATCATCGATACCCAGTTGATTTAGAATTAGCAGAGAAATTTGGAGTCAATGGGATTCGGATTTCCATTGCTTGGTCCCGCATTTTTCCAACAGGATATGGAGAAGGCAATCCAAAAGGTGTAGAATTCTACCACCGCTTGTTTGCGGAATGTCACAAGCGAAAGGTAGAGCCATTTGTGACTCTGCACCATTTTGACACACCTGAGGCTCTCCATTCTCAAGGAGACTTTCTCAACCGAGACACCATCGACCATTTTGTTGATTATGCAGCCTTTTGCTTTGAAGAATTTCCAGAAGTGAAGTTCTGGACAACCTTCAATGAAATTGGCCCGATTGGTGACGGTCAGTATTTGGTCGGAAAATTTCCACCGGGTATTCAATATAATCTGGAAAAAGTCTTCCAGTCTCATCATAATATGATGATTGCCCATGCACGAGCTGTTAAGTATTTTAAAGATAAGGGTTATGCTGGTGAGATTGGGGTTGTTCATGCCCTACCGACCAAGTATCCTTATGATCCTGCAAATCCTGCTGATGTGCGAGCAGCAGAGTTGGAAGACATTATTCATAATCGCTTTATCTTGGATGCGACCTACCTTGGAAAATACTCAGATAAAACCATGGAGGGTGTAAATCATATTCTAGCGGCCAATGGTGGAACGCTTGATCTTCGCGAAGAAGATTTTGAGCATCTGCAAGGTGCCAAAGACTTGAATGATTTCCTCGGTATCAATTACTATATGAGTGATTGGATGCGAGGAGATGTTGAGGGCGAAACAGAAATTACCCACAATGGAAAAGGAGAAAAAGGCGGCTCCAAGTATCAAATCAAGGGCGTTGGCCGCAGAGAATTTGATGTCGATGTTCCAAGAACAGACTGGGATTGGATGATTTATCCGCAAGGCCTGTATGACCAAATTATGCGGGTCAAGACGGATTATCCAAATTATAAAAAAATCTATATTACAGAAAATGGTCTAGGCTACAAGGATGAATTTGTAGATGGTACCGTCTATGATGATGCGCGGATTGACTATGTCAAGCAGCATTTAAGCGTCATTGCGGATGCCATCGTTGCTGGAGCAAATGTTAAAGGCTATTTCCTCTGGTCTCTCATGGATGTCTTCTCCTGGTCAAATGGCTATGAAAAACGCTATGGTCTGTTCTATGTTGATTTTGAGACCCAAGAACGAAAAGTGCCTACTGGTACAAGCAGGTAGCTGAAAGTCGTTGCATTGACGATTAGATATAGCTATTTTGTCTTCATTGATTACGTCGGTAACTTGTCTTCCTTCAACAGTCCAATGGACTGTTGAAGATTGGAAATAGGGATTATGGCAAAATCTTCAGCTAATCTAAGTTTTGCCTGTGACTTGTTATCTCGTATTAAACTATAAAAAGTCTCGGAATAATCATTCCGAGACCTTTTGAATTTATTGTTTAGATTTCCAAGCGCTCATTTCTGCAACGGCTGTAAAGAGAACATCAGTTGAGGAGTTGAGGGCTGTTTCACAGGAATCTTGGAGGACACCGATGATAAAGCCGACTCCCACGACTTGGATTGAGAGTTCATTTGGAATACCAAAGAGGCTACAAGCTACGGGTACAAGGAGAAGCGAGCCTCCTGCGACACCCGACGCTCCACAGGCAGAGACCGCAGCGACCACGCTTAGGACTAGGGCTGTGGCAAAATCTACTTGAATACCAAGAGTGTTGGCTGCAGCGAGGGTCAAGACATTGATGGTAATAGCCGCTCCTGCCATATTGATGGTTGCACCGAGCGGGATGGATACTGAGTAGGTATCCTTGTCTAGTCCTAACTCTTCACAGAGCTTCATATTGACAGGGATGTTAGCAGCAGAACTGCGCGTGAAAAAGGCAGTGATTCCGCTGACCTTCAAACATTGAAACACCAGTGGATAGGGATTTTTACGCATCATGACAAAAGCGATCAAGGGATTGATGACAAGGGCTACAAAGAGCATATTGCCAACGAGTACAGCTAATAGTACGCTATAACTAGCGAGGACTTGGATTCCCTTGTCAGAAATGGTCTTAAAGACCAAGCCTAGAATCCCAAAAGGAGCGAGGTTGATAATCCATTCGACAATTTTTGATGTGACACTAGCCATGGTTTGGAGCAATTCCTTGCTCGTTTTACTAGCTTCGCGCATGGCAAGTCCAAAAACCACAGCCCAAGATAGGATTCCGATGTAATTTGCCGTGATGATGGCATTGACAGGATTGTCCACGAGGCGTAAGAGCAGGTTGCTTAAGACCTGTCCAATTCCGTCTGGTGGTGCAATATCAGTTCCTTCAGAAGCTGATAAATCAAGCGTCAAAGGAAAGAGATAGTTAGATGCCACAGCGACCAAGGCTGCGGCAAAGGTGCCAAAGAGATAGAGGATAATGATGGTTTTCATATTGGTCTCTTGGCCTTTTTTGTGTTGAGAAAGAGCATTGGCAACAAGTGCAAAGACGAGAAGTGGTGCAATAGCTTTCAAACCACCGACAAACAAGTCCCCTAAAATCCCAATGGCAGTGAATTTAGGAAGGGCAAGCCCTAAGATTGCACCAATCAAGATGCCAATCGCGATCCTCTTGATCAAGCTTGACTTCTTCCAAGCATGCATGATTTTTTTCATGTCAATAATACCTCCGAGAATAGTCTGCATATCCTTACATATTTCCGAAAAATACAGACGAATATTCCTCCATTATAGAATAAATAGCTGAAAAAATCAATAAGCTTGCATATTCTTTCACAAATTTTGAAAGAGTGGGACGAAAAATTTTTATCTGTTATCCCTGTCTGCGTTGTGGTATAATGGAGGTATTTATAGAGAGACATAGTTATTTAGCTTTTATTGATTAGGTCGTTACCTCGTACTAAATCAAGATTAAACAACTATAAAAGGAGGTCGTATGCTAGCCATACAAGGGAATATTTTTTCGCGGTATCTGGATAAGCTAGATTGGGTAGCTCTTATAGATACTATTGTGGATAGGGCGGTGTCCTTAGCGTTTATTTTCATCTTATTTTATGTGGCAAAAAAGGTGGTTCATCTTAGCGTCAAGCGTGTGATTGCCCCTTCGTTGAAGTTATCAAGCCAAGATGTAGCACGGCAAAAGACTCTTCTTCGCCTGATTGAAAATATTCTGAACTATGTCCTTTACTTTCTATTGATTTACTGGGTTCTCTCAATCTTGGGCTTGCCTGTATCTAGTCTCTTAGCAGGTGCGGGAATTGCAGGGGTTGCGATTGGGATGGGTGCTCAGGGTTTTCTTTCTGATTTGGTCAATGGATTTTTTATCCTTTTGGAACGGCAGCTAGATGTGGGTGATTCGGTCAGCTTGACCAATGGTTCGATAAAAA
This window contains:
- a CDS encoding mechanosensitive ion channel family protein, with translation MLAIQGNIFSRYLDKLDWVALIDTIVDRAVSLAFIFILFYVAKKVVHLSVKRVIAPSLKLSSQDVARQKTLLRLIENILNYVLYFLLIYWVLSILGLPVSSLLAGAGIAGVAIGMGAQGFLSDLVNGFFILLERQLDVGDSVSLTNGSIKISGTVVSVGIRTTQVRDADGTLHFVPNRNITVVSNLSRGDMRVVVDIPLSAQTDLDKVYQVISQVNAKEVAKHSEILTEPKLLGPQMEVTGRFSFRVTVTVQSGMQTTVYHLFYRLYYEALLQAGIEMPTLAGTKN
- a CDS encoding PRD domain-containing protein; its protein translation is MYRIVQSLNNNAALVKNERGEQSVVMGMGVAFQNKKGDLVNAHKIEKVFSLKNSESKDHFLMLLKDIPLDFITVTYQAIDQLSHQYDYPVQDYIYVTLTTHVHCAYKAVLDQTYQESRLPSMLEEYPIEHQIAADALAIFRERILEELPNDEIGRIALHFINAKGEKAEEQVLKVETLQLLLSLVEKELTEHGILRTKENSKFYDRLMIHLTYFIRYADKEKDSTSSLEQMVATMKLAYPEAYALGEKIHELIAHELGLAPNEGEKMYIVLHIQRLL
- a CDS encoding PTS lactose/cellobiose transporter subunit IIA; this translates as MNREEITLLGFEIVAFAGDARSKLLEALNAAQQGEFDRAEQLIAAANECIVEAHHAQTSLLQKEAQGEDLAFSVTLMHGQDHLMTTLLLKDMMSHMLELYKRGN
- a CDS encoding lactose-specific PTS transporter subunit EIIC encodes the protein MNTLIAQIEKGKPFFEKVSRNIYLRAIRDGFIAAMPAILFSSVFLLIAYVPNIFNFTWSDEYEDMIMKPYNYTMGVVAVLVAGTTAKSLTDSINRSLPKTNQINFISTMIAAISAFLLLAADGIEGGFANGYMGTKGLLTAFLAAFVTVNVYRVCVKNNVTIRMPEEVPPNISQVFKDIIPYGLSILGIYAIDIAVRQAVGTSVAEAILKLFEPLFTAADGYLGITIIFGAYALFWFVGIHGPSIVEPAIAAITYANIETNFQLLQAGQHADKVLTSGTQMFIVTMGGTGATLVVPFMFMWLCKSERNKAIGRASVVPTFFGVNEPILFGAPIVLNPVFFIPFIMAPIANVWIFKFFVDNLGMNSFSVNLPWTTPGPLGIVMGTNFAPLAIILAVLLVVVDVVIYYPFLKVYDHQILADEASGKENSQLQEKVAANFNTAKADAILERSLSDKTITKETNVLVLCAGGGTSGLLANALTKAAKEYGVPVTAAAGSYGAHREILPEYDLVILAPQVASNYADMKQETDALNIRLAKTEGAEYIKLTRDGKGALAFVKQQLED
- the sstT gene encoding serine/threonine transporter SstT, with the protein product MKKIMHAWKKSSLIKRIAIGILIGAILGLALPKFTAIGILGDLFVGGLKAIAPLLVFALVANALSQHKKGQETNMKTIIILYLFGTFAAALVAVASNYLFPLTLDLSASEGTDIAPPDGIGQVLSNLLLRLVDNPVNAIITANYIGILSWAVVFGLAMREASKTSKELLQTMASVTSKIVEWIINLAPFGILGLVFKTISDKGIQVLASYSVLLAVLVGNMLFVALVINPLIAFVMMRKNPYPLVFQCLKVSGITAFFTRSSAANIPVNMKLCEELGLDKDTYSVSIPLGATINMAGAAITINVLTLAAANTLGIQVDFATALVLSVVAAVSACGASGVAGGSLLLVPVACSLFGIPNELSIQVVGVGFIIGVLQDSCETALNSSTDVLFTAVAEMSAWKSKQ